In Numenius arquata chromosome 20, bNumArq3.hap1.1, whole genome shotgun sequence, the following proteins share a genomic window:
- the PGD gene encoding 6-phosphogluconate dehydrogenase, decarboxylating yields the protein MGQNLILNMNDHGFVVCAFNRTVSKVDDFLANEAKGTKVIGAHSLEEMVSKLKKPRRIILLVKAGSAVDDFINKLVPLLETGDIIIDGGNSEYRDTTRRCKELKEKGILFVGSGVSGGEEGARYGPSLMPGGAKEAWPHIKTIFQSIAAKVGSGEPCCDWVGDEGAGHFVKMVHNGIEYGDMQLICEAYHLMKDVVGMDHDEMSKVFQEWNKTELDSFLIEITANILKFQDSDGKYLLPKIKDSAGQKGTGKWTAISALEYGVPVTLIGEAVFARCLSSLKDERVQASKLLDGPKKTQFGGNKKAFLEDIRKALYASKIISYAQGFMLLRQAAKEFGWTLNYGGIALMWRGGCIIRSVFLGKIKDAFDRNPELQNLLLDDFFKTAVENCQDSWRRVISTGVQMGIPMPCFTTALSFYDGYRHEVLPANLIQAQRDYFGAHTYELLSKPGVFIHTNWTGHGGNVSSSAYNV from the exons ATGGGTCAAAACCTTATTTTGAACATGAACGACCATGGCTTCGTG GTTTGTGCTTTTAACAGGACGGTTTCCAAAGTGGATGACTTTCTGGCTAATGAGGCCAAGGGAACCAAAGTGATTGGTGCGCACAGCCTGGAAGAGATGGTCTCTAAGTTAAAGAAGCCTCGTCGCATTATCTTGCTGGTGAAGGCTGGAAGTGCCGTGGACGACTTCATCAATAAATTG gtgccGTTGTTGGAGACTGGGGACATCATAATTGATGGTGGGAATTCTGAGTACAGAGATACCACG AGACGTTGTAAGGAACTAAAGGAAAAGGGCATCTTATTTGTCGGAAGCGGTGTTAGTGGTGGAGAGGAGGGTGCCAGATATGGTCCTTCACTCATGCCAGGAGGAGCCAAAGAAGCCTG GCCCCACATCAAGACGATATTTCAAAGCATTGCTGCTAAAGTGGGATCTGGGGAACCTTGTTGTGACTgg GTAGGAGATGAGGGCGCTGGACACTTTGTGAAGATGGTGCACAATGGGATTGAATATGGAGACATGCAGCTGATCTGTGAGGCCTATCACCTGATGAAAGATGTGGTGGGCATGGACCATGATGAGATGTCAAAG gtATTTCAAGAATGGAATAAGACAGAGTTGGACTCTTTCCTGATTGAAATCACAGCCAATATTCTCAAATTCCAAGACAGTGATGGCAAATACCTCCTTCCAAAGATCAAGGACAGCGCAGGACAAAAAGGCACAGGGAAGTGGACAGCGATTTCCGCCCTGGAATACGGAGTCCCTGTCACACTCATAG GTGAAGCTGTGTTTGCACGGTGCCTGTCTTCCCTCAAGGATGAGAGAGTACAGGCCAGTAAGCTGCTGGATGGGCCTAAAAAGACTCAATTTGGTGGGAACAAGAAAGCCTTTCTGGAGGACATACGCAAG gcCCTGTATGCTTCCAAGATTATCTCATATGCTCAAGGTTTCATGCTGCTGAGACAAGCAGCCAAAGAATTTGGATGGACACTGAATTATGGTGGCATTGCACTGATGTGGAGGGGAGGCTGCATCATCAGAAG TGTGTTCCTGGGAAAAATCAAAGATGCTTTTGATCGAAACCCTGAGCTCCAGAACTTGCTGTTGGATGATTTCTTTAAGACGGCTGTTGAAAACTGTCAG GACTCCTGGCGACGTGTGATCAGTACTGGAGTACAGATGGGTATCCCTATGCCCTGCTTCACGACAGCACTTTCTTTTTATGATGGATACAGGCATGAAGTATTACCAGCTAACCTGATTCAG GCTCAGCGCGATTACTTTGGTGCACATACATATGAGTTATTATCGAAGCCAGGCGTATTTATCCATACTAACTGGACAGGTCATGGAGGAAATGTGTCCTCTTCTGCCTACAATGTCTAG